Genomic DNA from Vreelandella subglaciescola:
TCATGAAGCAGCCGGTGCCATAGGTGCTCTTGCCCATGCCCGGCGAGAAACAGGCCTGACCGACCAGGGCAGCCTGCTGGTCACCCGCCACGCCGGCGATGGGCAGTTCATGCCCCAGCCACTGGCGTTCTACTATACCGAAGTCGTCACTGGAATCCTGGACTGTCGGCAACAAGCTCGCCGGAATATCGAACAGATCCAGCAGCACTTCGTCCCAGCACTGCTCATGGATATTGAACAGGGCCGTACGCGAGGCGTTGGTCGCATCGGTGGCATGCACTCGGCCACCGGTCAGGCGCCAGATCAGGAAGGTATCAACGGTGCCGAAGGCCAGCTCGCCCCGTTCGGCCCGAGCCCGGGCACCAGGCACCTCATCGAGCAGCCAGGCCAGCTTGGTAGCCGAAAAGTAGGGGTCGATCAGCAGTCCCGTCCGCGCCTGAACATCATCGAGATGACCCGCCCGGCGCAACTCGTGGCAGGCCTCATCGGTGCGACGATCCTGCCAGACGATAGCGTTATACAGCGGCTTACCCGTGTACCGATCCCACACCAGGGTCGTCTCGCGCTGATTGGTGATACCGACCCCGGCGATCGCCTGGGAGGCCACCCCAGCCTCGGCCAACACCTCGCGGCAGGTGGTGAGAACGCTCTCCCAGATATCCTCCGGGTCATGCTCGATCCAGCCATCATGAGGAAAGTGCTGGGGAAACTCACGCTGCGCCATGGCGATGCGGCATCCCTGCCGATCGAAGAGGATGGCGCGGGAGCTGGTAGTGCCCTGGTCAATGGCCAAGAGATATGAAGCCATGGCAAGCATCCTGTTGTTGTAGTGGCCTGCGGATTTCGCTTTTAAACGCTAATGTTCGTTTGTGATCATTCAGACTACTCCAGCTGCCTACCTCGCTCAAATACCTCATGCCGCAGCCACTACGACGTTGGATCAAGAACCAGTTAATAACCCCCGCGCCACTGAATCGCTCGGACGCTTCAGCCGAGGGCCAGATTCAGGGCAATCACTGCCAACATCAGCGCAATTACGCCATCGATCAGCCGCCAGGCACGAGGCGTCGATAACCAGGGAGACAACAGGGCGCCACACCAGGCCAGTAGCCCGAACCATAGCATCGAGGCACTGCCCGCGCCCGCCACAAAGGCCACCTCACTCTCCTGCTGGGCTCCCACCGATGGAATCAGCAACAGGGTATCCAGATAGACCTGGGGGTTCAGTACCGTCACCGCCAGAGTGGTCAGGATAATGCCCAGAACACTCCGCTTTTCGGCCTCTGCCCGCTCCAGCCCCTGGCGTCCCATAATCGCTCGATAAAGGCCCTGGGCTGCCAGCCAGGCCAGAAACACCACGCCCAGCCAACGCATTATCGCCATGGCTTCCGGCATCGCCAGCAGCACGGCGCTGACGCCGAACATGCCAACGGTGATCAGCAACAGGTCGGTACTCATGCAAAGTCCGGCTGACCACCAATGGTGCTCACGACGCACGGCCAGACCAAGCACATAGGCATTCTGTGCGCCAATGGCAATAATGATGCCACCACTCACCAGCAGGCCTGTAAGATAACTTTCCCACATCGATATCATCCTTTATTGATCATTCAGCATGAATGACAGAATAGCGATACATCGTTATGATAAAAAATCATCTTTCTTATCCTGTATTAAATTTTCTTATGCTTGATTACAAATTGCTCAGCGCTCTGGCAACGGTCATCGAATGTGGTGGCTTTGAACGTGCCGGCGAGGCGCTCGGCCTCTCCCAGTCTGCGGTGTCACAGCGGATCAAGACTCTGGAAATTCGGCTGGGTCAGCCCGTGCTGGTGCGCCACCCGCAACTGACCGCCACACCAGCCGGACAACGCCTGCTGAATCATTATCAGCGAGTTTGCCTGCTTGAACGCGAGCTGGGCCAGACGTTACCCACGCTGGAGGCGGCCTCACCCCGCCTGCGAATCGCCCTGAACGCCGACAGCCTGGTGACATGGTGGGCCTCGGCCGTCAGTGCTTTCTGTCGACGCGAGAACGTTCTGATGGATCTGGTGATCGAAGATCAGGATGTGGGGCTCAAGCGCCTGCGAGATGGCGATGTGGCTGCCTGCCTGTGTGCCAGTGACCAGCCAATAGCCGGCGCTCGATGCGTATCACTGGGCACGATGACCTATCATCCCATGGCCACTCCCGACTATGTCGCCGATTATTTTCCCGATGGCCCCGGCGAGAAAGCCTTTCGTCAGGCACCGGCCATCGTTTATGGACCCAATGATCAGCTACAGCATCGTTTTCTGTCCCAGTTTGGCTACCACGGGCCCTTTCCGTATCATCTCTGTCCGGAATCGGAAGGCTTTGTACGTCTGGCCAGCGCCGGCATGGGGTACGGCATGATACCGATAATACAGGTACAAGAAGCCGTCGAACGAGGCGAGTTGATCAGCCTGGCACCGGGCCATGCGCTATCTGTGCCCCTCTACTGGCACTTTTGGCGCCACAGCGGGGATCTCATGGAGCGCCTGACTCAGGAACTTGCCGCCACCTCATTAGACGCTGACGGTGGCTTGCGAGGCCATGACGATAGGAAAAATCATCCTGAAAAAGGCTCTGCCGCCGCACTTGGCTATTCGTGACTGCTCCCCGCCCTAAGCGCTGACGCGCCACGGACGGGGCTTCCCACTTCAACGGCTGCTACCGACAACGTGCCGGCTTTACGCGAGCCTCAATGGGCAGAGACGGACAGCCCTTCCGCCTTTAACTGGATCAGGCCCTGACACTTGATGTTCAGGGCCGCGTTGATATCCCGATCATTTGAGGATGCACAATGAGGACAATCCCACGATCGAACATTCAGCGGCATTGAGGCCATCTTGTGCTGGCAGGCATGGCAGGTTTTGGAGCTGGGAAACCATTGATCTATTTTGACCAGGTGCTTGCCCTGTTCCTTCGCTTTGTACGCCAGCTTGGTGATCAAAGCATGCCACGACGCATCGCCAATATGCCTGGCGAGTTTGCCGTTCTGCATCATGTTTTTAACTTTCAGTGTCTCGACGATCACCGCTTGGTTGTCGTCAACGATCTGTCGAGAAAGTTTGTGCTGGAAGTCGTTGCGGGCATTGGCCACCCGCTCGTGAGCTTTGGCAACCAATAGGCGGGCTTTAGCCCGTTTGGCACTGCCTTTTGTCTTGCGCGATAGTGACTGCTGTTTACGCTTGAGGTTCTTCTGCGCCTGCTTGATAAAGCGCGGATTCGCTGTTTTCGTGCCATTGGAATCAATGGCCAGGTGCGAGAGCCCCATGTCGAGGCCGACAACATTAGCGGCCTCAATATCCATTAACGGTGCCGGTTCGGCTTGTTCCGTTTCAAACAGCAACGAGGCGTAGTGTTTGCCGGTGACAGTGCGAGACAGCGTGATGCTTTTCAGCTTACCGGCTATCGGACGGTGGATACGGGCTTTTATCGCCTTGAGCTTGGGCACCTTGATCCAGCTATCACCGGCCTTGACGCCGACACAGTGATAGCTGGACTGCCGTATTATTGAGTTCGATGGCGAGGAAGACCACGTTCATGTTCTTGTCGAGTATCCGCCAAAGCTAGCGATTAGCGTGTTGGTCAATAATTTGAAATCTACGTCATCCCGACGTATTCGATTATTAAATGGCCACATTCCGCGATTGAGTAAAAGTGCCGCACTGTGGTCGCGGTCGTATTTTGCGTGTAGCGCAGGAGGAGCGACGATCGAGACGCTTAAACCCGCCTTATTCATCAGGACGCCGAACGAGCGTTTTACGTCCCGTGGTGACCGGGACCGACCGGCTTTTATGTCATACGGTCGCTGAGTAGCCGATTAGCACATAGCTTTATCGTATCAATGCCGTGATATTTATAACTGAAGTTCATTGGTTTCGAGTGACGGCGCAGCCGTGGTCGTCGGCCTCCATAGTGGCCGTTTTGTCTGCTGGAAAAGGCTGAGTAATGCGACGTGTCAGGTCAATGCCGTCAGCCGCGGCAACCCTTTCAGTAAAGATGGCCACCATTTATCGGCGGCATCGCCGAGGTGCACGGTGATGCGCCGGGCGTGCACTGTCAGCGTGGCGGCCACCTTAAGCACCTGCTCGCGCATCCGCTTCAGGCTCCAGCCCTGCCGGGTCTGTCGTTCCAACAGGCAACGCAGCCCGTGTAGCACCTGATAAGCGCAGAGAGTCAGCAGCAGGTTTACCTCGTTGCGGGCCATGACGTCCTGGACGGTGGAGACACCGCGATCAGTCGAGGAGAGATGCAGGTCGAGCGCCGACTTCACCTCGCCCATGTGGGCTTCGGCGCTGCCGCGCTTGCGATAAAGCGCCAGGACCTTTTCCGGCGGCCAGTTGAACTTGCCGAGGTTGGTGACCAAAAAGAAGGCATGCAGCAGCAGATCATCGGGCCGCTCTTGTACCACCAGCACCACGCGCCGCGGCGCCGGCCAGGTACCGGCTTGGTACGCCAGGTCATGGCACCATTCCCGAGGTTGCTCGGGGGGCCGGCCGCGTGGCCGCTTCAGATGTGGCGCTGCCAGTGTCTGCAGGCCCGTATGACTGCGCAACCGGCCCAGATACTCGATGTCGCGATCTTCCAGCGCCTCAAGCGTGTCGTTGTCGGTGAAACCCGCGTCGATGCGTACCTTGACCTTGGCCCCGGTGCTCTCGTTGAGTCGCCGCACCAGATGTGGGATCCAGGTATCGGCATTCTCGGCTGGGCCGGCGTTACCTTCACGCAGCAGACCGCCCACCATGTCGCCGGTCTCTGCCAGCGAGGCCACCAAAGGCGAGTAGATTCTGGCCCCGTAAAGTCCATGAAACGCCGAACCGCCCTGGTGGCCGTGGACGTCGATCGGCAAGCCGTCGATGTCCAGCGTCAGATGCTCGGGGCGTTCGCCGCCGTCCAGCGAGGTCAGTCGCCAGACCGCCAGCCGCAGCAGGCCCTCATGCACGGTATCGATATTGTCGTCGCGGCCCAGGCACGTCAGCAGCCGCGACAGCGTCGCTTGAGATGGCCGGTCCTGAGCCAACGGCGTTGTCCCGCGGGCATCACTGCAGGCTAGCTGCCAGAGCGGGTCACGGCGGAGCGTGTCGGTATCGCTGAGGTCGATCCAGCCCATCGAACGCTGCAGCACCAGGGTACGCAGCTGGCTGGCTAACGAGTGGCGGACGCGATCCGGGTCGCGATGATCGACCAGATGGTCGTCCAGCGCATCGATCATGCCGCTGTTGTCGAGGGCTTCACGCAACAGCAAAGCACCGCTGTCGCTGGTGGTGCGATGGCCGCTGAGCTCGACGCGGATGGACCCGTTGCATGACGGGGTCCAGGGGGATAGGCTTTCACCCATGGCGAGTGGTCCTCTTGAGTCAAGTTCGGTTAGGAACATATTGATTCTACAAGAGAAACTGCTCGCCATCTTCTTTTCTGTCTCAGCCCGGTGAATAAGGCGGGGTGATGGATAGTGCAGTACTGGATAACGTCAGGGACAACGCCTTAACACAAGCCGCGATGAAGGCCACCGGCCTGACGCTTGAGGAGCTGGCGGCAAACGTAAAGATAGAGCCGGGCGAACCTATGTTTCCCGAAACATGGCCGCTTTCCTTCCCGGCTGGGCTTTTCCCGGATGCGTGCCTGCTAGCTGTGCATCCGCTAGCCGTCATGCTGTGGCTTTATTCCAACAACGCAGAGCACCACCCCGACTGCCAAGCCGCCGCCGGTCGTTACCTAGTCAAGCATGAGTATGCACTTGCGTACTCCGATGGGGTTGCCGTTCAAAAAGGACGCAGCACCGGCGGGGAAAACGCAGGCGTTGAGCGCAGGGAGGCAGCGCAGCAAAAGCACAGCGAAATAATCGAGCGTTGGCACAGCTTGGGCAGCAGGCCAGAACGCAACCGCGCCGCCATAATTGCGGAGCGGCTGGGCTATACGTCAAAGCATGTTAGAGAGGTATTGAGAAAAGCGAACCTGCGCTAAGCGCCCCCACCGCCCCCTACCAGAACCTTAGCAGCGTCCTACAACTGCCGAGGTTTACCGATGACTATCCAAGCAACATTCCTTAAAGACGTAGAAGCCTGCGAGCGTTACGGCGTGGCCCGTTCGACCTGGTGGCGCTGGCTGGCTGAAGGCGTGATACCTGCACCCGTGAAGATTGGCCCCCGCGCTACCCGTTGGCGCTTGGCTGACCTTGAGCGTTGGGAGCAAGCCCGCGCTGGGGAGGTGGCCCCATGAGCCCGCGCCTAACCCGCCTTGCTGCCGTTCTGGCGGCTGGCCCTATTACCCGTGAGCAAGCCGACGTTATCGCGCCAGCGAGCAA
This window encodes:
- a CDS encoding LysR family transcriptional regulator ArgP, encoding MLDYKLLSALATVIECGGFERAGEALGLSQSAVSQRIKTLEIRLGQPVLVRHPQLTATPAGQRLLNHYQRVCLLERELGQTLPTLEAASPRLRIALNADSLVTWWASAVSAFCRRENVLMDLVIEDQDVGLKRLRDGDVAACLCASDQPIAGARCVSLGTMTYHPMATPDYVADYFPDGPGEKAFRQAPAIVYGPNDQLQHRFLSQFGYHGPFPYHLCPESEGFVRLASAGMGYGMIPIIQVQEAVERGELISLAPGHALSVPLYWHFWRHSGDLMERLTQELAATSLDADGGLRGHDDRKNHPEKGSAAALGYS
- a CDS encoding helix-turn-helix transcriptional regulator, with amino-acid sequence MTIQATFLKDVEACERYGVARSTWWRWLAEGVIPAPVKIGPRATRWRLADLERWEQARAGEVAP
- a CDS encoding IS1380 family transposase; the protein is MFLTELDSRGPLAMGESLSPWTPSCNGSIRVELSGHRTTSDSGALLLREALDNSGMIDALDDHLVDHRDPDRVRHSLASQLRTLVLQRSMGWIDLSDTDTLRRDPLWQLACSDARGTTPLAQDRPSQATLSRLLTCLGRDDNIDTVHEGLLRLAVWRLTSLDGGERPEHLTLDIDGLPIDVHGHQGGSAFHGLYGARIYSPLVASLAETGDMVGGLLREGNAGPAENADTWIPHLVRRLNESTGAKVKVRIDAGFTDNDTLEALEDRDIEYLGRLRSHTGLQTLAAPHLKRPRGRPPEQPREWCHDLAYQAGTWPAPRRVVLVVQERPDDLLLHAFFLVTNLGKFNWPPEKVLALYRKRGSAEAHMGEVKSALDLHLSSTDRGVSTVQDVMARNEVNLLLTLCAYQVLHGLRCLLERQTRQGWSLKRMREQVLKVAATLTVHARRITVHLGDAADKWWPSLLKGLPRLTALT
- a CDS encoding LysE/ArgO family amino acid transporter, encoding MWESYLTGLLVSGGIIIAIGAQNAYVLGLAVRREHHWWSAGLCMSTDLLLITVGMFGVSAVLLAMPEAMAIMRWLGVVFLAWLAAQGLYRAIMGRQGLERAEAEKRSVLGIILTTLAVTVLNPQVYLDTLLLIPSVGAQQESEVAFVAGAGSASMLWFGLLAWCGALLSPWLSTPRAWRLIDGVIALMLAVIALNLALG
- the glpK gene encoding glycerol kinase GlpK; translated protein: MASYLLAIDQGTTSSRAILFDRQGCRIAMAQREFPQHFPHDGWIEHDPEDIWESVLTTCREVLAEAGVASQAIAGVGITNQRETTLVWDRYTGKPLYNAIVWQDRRTDEACHELRRAGHLDDVQARTGLLIDPYFSATKLAWLLDEVPGARARAERGELAFGTVDTFLIWRLTGGRVHATDATNASRTALFNIHEQCWDEVLLDLFDIPASLLPTVQDSSDDFGIVERQWLGHELPIAGVAGDQQAALVGQACFSPGMGKSTYGTGCFMIVNTGESPEISRNRLLTTVAYRLNGTPTYAIEGSIFVAGATVQWLRDGLQLFADAAETEALACQTRSGHSVYLVPAFTGLGAPHWDPKARGAILGLTRDTGIAEIVAAGLQAVCYQTRDLQECMDDDMAASPGILRVDGGMVANNWVMQFLADMLGVSVDRPTVLETTALGAAYLAGLRLGWYRDLDEIAGLWQCERRFSPQMAEAERARLYDGWKEAVERVRTQ
- a CDS encoding RNA-guided endonuclease TnpB family protein, producing MIRQSSYHCVGVKAGDSWIKVPKLKAIKARIHRPIAGKLKSITLSRTVTGKHYASLLFETEQAEPAPLMDIEAANVVGLDMGLSHLAIDSNGTKTANPRFIKQAQKNLKRKQQSLSRKTKGSAKRAKARLLVAKAHERVANARNDFQHKLSRQIVDDNQAVIVETLKVKNMMQNGKLARHIGDASWHALITKLAYKAKEQGKHLVKIDQWFPSSKTCHACQHKMASMPLNVRSWDCPHCASSNDRDINAALNIKCQGLIQLKAEGLSVSAH